A region from the Serinibacter arcticus genome encodes:
- a CDS encoding MFS transporter, whose protein sequence is MNLVPAAYLASYVLSLLGTSIAGIALPLIVLQTTGSVLGTGAVAAATAVPAVLAGLFMGVVIDRINRRTSSVVTDLVSAAAIAALPLIDVVTGLSLGWFILFGVIGSLGDVPGMTARETLLPAIVRHGRISAQRLMGMREALGAVALIVGPAAAGVLMVAFDGSTVLWITAGTSLAAALLTLLIPHRVGAIVASDGAAPPASTRGRTWSRLREGWRVLFRSPFLVATTTLSLVSVLVLASLQGLILPVWFTLVEQPGMLGLVLTALGGGTFLGGAAYATAGARGRRRAWFLCGLIGTATGFAIIATLGSVWIVLTGAFVVGVANGLFGSLLGVLMIERIPEEMRGRIMGTQNAMMTAAPSLGIVVAAVLVEVAGVEVAAVAIAGVWVVALVVGLAARSLRTLDPLTAGTDEHVTEAVVHAQR, encoded by the coding sequence ATGAACCTCGTGCCCGCCGCCTATCTCGCGTCCTACGTGCTCTCGCTGCTCGGCACCTCGATCGCCGGCATCGCCCTTCCCCTGATCGTGCTGCAGACCACCGGGAGCGTGCTCGGTACCGGTGCGGTCGCTGCGGCGACCGCCGTCCCCGCCGTCCTCGCCGGCTTGTTCATGGGCGTCGTGATCGACCGGATCAACCGGCGCACCTCCTCGGTGGTCACCGACCTCGTCTCGGCCGCCGCGATCGCGGCGCTCCCCCTGATCGACGTCGTCACCGGCCTCAGCCTCGGCTGGTTCATCCTCTTCGGCGTCATCGGCTCCCTCGGCGACGTGCCGGGCATGACGGCGCGCGAGACCCTGCTGCCGGCGATCGTGCGCCACGGCCGGATCAGCGCTCAGCGACTGATGGGGATGCGTGAGGCACTGGGCGCCGTCGCCCTGATCGTCGGCCCAGCGGCGGCAGGGGTGCTCATGGTCGCCTTCGACGGGTCCACGGTCCTGTGGATCACGGCGGGGACGTCCCTGGCGGCAGCGCTGCTCACGCTGCTCATCCCGCACCGGGTGGGGGCGATCGTCGCCTCCGACGGTGCGGCGCCCCCGGCCTCGACCCGAGGCCGGACCTGGAGTCGCCTCCGGGAGGGTTGGCGGGTGCTGTTCCGCAGCCCGTTCCTGGTCGCGACGACGACGCTCAGCCTGGTCTCGGTGCTCGTCCTCGCGTCGCTGCAGGGCCTGATCCTGCCCGTCTGGTTCACGCTCGTGGAGCAGCCGGGGATGCTCGGGTTGGTGCTCACCGCACTCGGCGGCGGGACCTTCCTCGGCGGCGCCGCCTACGCGACCGCCGGGGCCCGGGGGCGCCGCCGCGCATGGTTCCTGTGCGGGCTGATCGGGACGGCGACCGGGTTCGCGATCATCGCCACCCTCGGGTCGGTGTGGATCGTGCTCACGGGCGCGTTCGTGGTCGGAGTGGCGAACGGGCTGTTCGGGAGCCTCCTCGGCGTCCTCATGATCGAGCGGATCCCCGAGGAGATGCGCGGCCGGATCATGGGCACGCAGAACGCGATGATGACGGCGGCGCCGTCGCTCGGGATCGTCGTCGCCGCCGTCCTGGTGGAGGTCGCGGGGGTCGAGGTCGCGGCGGTCGCGATCGCCGGGGTCTGGGTCGTCGCCCTCGTGGTCGGGCTCGCCGCGCGCTCGCTGCGTACCCTGGACCCGCTGACGGCGGGGACGGACGAGCACGTGACGGAGGCGGTCGTGCATGCACAGCGGTGA
- a CDS encoding DapH/DapD/GlmU-related protein gives MTEAAPSGIAGLPELLALLDGGERIPAGSPAHAVMHAVSQESMRITGELNGGYHEPERVRELLARLTGAPVDESVTLFPPFTADFGRNLHLGRRVFINSGGRFQDQGGITIGDDCLIGHNAVIATLQHDVDPARRADLLPAPVVLGRNVWLGANVTVLPGVTIGDDAVVGAGSIVTRDVPARAIVVGSPARVVRMIDGDGGRPPGVEAREA, from the coding sequence ATGACTGAGGCTGCGCCGTCGGGCATCGCCGGTCTTCCCGAGCTCCTCGCGCTGCTCGACGGCGGGGAGCGCATCCCCGCCGGCTCGCCCGCCCACGCGGTGATGCACGCGGTCAGCCAGGAGTCGATGCGGATCACGGGTGAGCTCAACGGCGGCTACCACGAACCGGAGCGCGTGCGGGAGCTGCTCGCCCGGCTCACGGGCGCGCCCGTCGACGAGTCCGTGACCCTCTTCCCGCCGTTCACCGCGGACTTCGGCCGCAACCTCCACCTCGGCCGCCGCGTCTTCATCAACTCCGGCGGCCGGTTCCAGGACCAGGGCGGGATCACGATCGGGGACGACTGCCTCATCGGTCACAACGCCGTGATCGCGACGCTCCAGCACGACGTCGACCCGGCCCGCCGCGCGGACCTGCTCCCCGCGCCCGTGGTGCTGGGGCGCAACGTGTGGCTCGGCGCGAACGTGACGGTGCTGCCCGGCGTGACCATCGGGGACGACGCCGTGGTCGGCGCCGGGTCGATCGTCACGCGGGACGTGCCGGCCCGGGCGATCGTGGTGGGGTCGCCGGCGCGGGTGGTGCGGATGATCGACGGCGACGGCGGGCGTCCGCCCGGGGTCGAGGCCCGAGAGGCCTGA
- a CDS encoding helix-turn-helix transcriptional regulator — protein sequence MDQRAEVREFLMTRRARISPADVGLPAGTNRRVAGLRRAEVAMLADVSVEYYAKIERGDIAGASAAVLESLARALNLDETERRHLHHLARAADGIPASGRVRRRASAQQPTRQGLQRTLDAITGGPAFVRDRRQNLVATNALGTAFYSPVIGSGGRVPNLARFQFLDPASREFYPDWDLFAAMCVGIMRAEAGRDPHDRELQDLVGELTTRSETFSRLWSAHDVRTHGAGTKRFHHPVVGELSLTYEELTIAADDGRTLLVYTAEPGSPSADRLQILASWGAETGARSAVHDGSVAHD from the coding sequence ATGGACCAACGAGCCGAGGTGCGGGAGTTCCTCATGACGCGGCGGGCGCGGATCTCCCCGGCCGACGTCGGTCTGCCCGCGGGCACCAACCGGCGGGTGGCCGGTCTGCGGCGGGCGGAGGTTGCGATGCTCGCCGACGTCAGCGTGGAGTACTACGCCAAGATCGAGCGCGGCGACATCGCCGGCGCCTCCGCCGCGGTGCTCGAGTCGCTCGCGCGGGCCCTGAACCTGGACGAGACCGAGCGCCGGCACCTGCACCACCTGGCCCGCGCCGCGGACGGCATCCCGGCCTCGGGGCGCGTCCGCCGTCGGGCCTCCGCGCAGCAGCCGACCCGGCAGGGGCTGCAGCGCACGCTCGACGCGATCACCGGCGGGCCCGCGTTCGTGCGCGACCGCCGGCAGAACCTCGTCGCCACCAACGCGCTCGGCACGGCCTTCTACTCCCCGGTGATCGGGAGCGGCGGGCGGGTGCCGAACCTCGCGCGGTTCCAGTTCCTCGACCCGGCCTCGCGCGAGTTCTACCCGGACTGGGACCTGTTCGCCGCGATGTGCGTCGGCATCATGCGCGCCGAGGCGGGCCGCGACCCGCACGACCGCGAGCTGCAGGACCTCGTCGGCGAGCTCACCACGCGCAGCGAGACGTTCAGCCGGCTCTGGTCCGCGCACGACGTGCGCACGCACGGCGCCGGCACCAAGCGGTTCCACCACCCCGTCGTGGGCGAGCTGAGCCTGACGTACGAGGAGCTGACGATCGCGGCCGACGACGGGCGCACGCTCCTCGTCTACACGGCCGAGCCCGGGTCGCCGTCGGCCGACCGGCTGCAGATTCTCGCGAGCTGGGGGGCCGAGACCGGGGCACGGTCCGCCGTGCACGACGGGAGCGTCGCGCATGACTGA
- a CDS encoding zinc-binding dehydrogenase: MRATLMYKAGDVRVVEVPDPEIEAPTDVVIRVTHACVCGSDLHPYHDLEDTPEGRRMGHEAIGVVEQIGADVERLAIGDTVIVPFAWSDNTCVHCRDGITTSCVHGGFFDGAPSATQAEKLRVPQADGTAVVVPAGTDESLFPSLLTLSDVYLTGHHAAVRGGVEAGKTVAVIGDGAVGLSAVLAAAQLGATTIILMGRHEARTDLGREFGATHVVAERGEEGIAAVLEITDGLGVHVVLEAVGHMPAYEQSYGIVRPGGTISRVGVPQYEDAPVGFASLFGKNVTLTGGPAAVRAYLEAALPTVLDGTIDPGRVFDRELPLGEIAEAYRLMDAREALKVLIRP; this comes from the coding sequence ATGCGAGCAACACTGATGTACAAGGCCGGCGACGTGCGCGTGGTGGAGGTGCCCGATCCCGAGATCGAGGCGCCCACCGACGTGGTGATCCGCGTGACGCACGCGTGCGTCTGCGGCTCCGACCTGCACCCGTACCACGACCTCGAGGACACCCCCGAGGGGCGCCGGATGGGTCACGAGGCGATCGGCGTCGTCGAGCAGATCGGTGCCGACGTCGAGCGTCTGGCGATCGGCGACACGGTCATCGTGCCGTTCGCGTGGTCGGACAACACCTGCGTGCACTGCCGCGACGGGATCACCACCTCGTGCGTGCACGGTGGCTTCTTCGACGGCGCCCCCTCGGCCACGCAGGCCGAGAAGCTGCGCGTCCCGCAGGCGGACGGCACCGCCGTCGTCGTCCCGGCCGGCACCGACGAGTCGCTCTTCCCGTCCCTGCTCACGCTCTCCGACGTCTACCTGACCGGCCACCACGCCGCGGTCCGGGGCGGGGTCGAGGCCGGCAAGACCGTCGCGGTGATCGGCGACGGCGCGGTCGGGCTCTCCGCGGTGCTCGCGGCCGCACAGCTCGGCGCGACGACGATCATCCTCATGGGCCGCCACGAGGCGCGCACCGACCTGGGGCGCGAGTTCGGCGCGACCCACGTCGTCGCCGAGCGCGGTGAGGAGGGCATCGCAGCGGTGCTTGAGATCACCGACGGCCTGGGTGTGCACGTGGTCCTCGAGGCCGTCGGCCACATGCCCGCCTACGAGCAGTCCTACGGGATCGTCCGTCCCGGCGGCACGATCTCGCGCGTGGGGGTGCCGCAGTACGAGGATGCTCCGGTCGGCTTCGCGTCGCTGTTCGGCAAGAACGTGACGCTGACGGGCGGCCCGGCGGCGGTCCGCGCCTACCTCGAGGCCGCGCTGCCGACCGTGCTCGACGGCACGATCGACCCCGGTCGCGTCTTCGACCGCGAGCTGCCGCTGGGCGAGATCGCCGAGGCCTACCGGCTGATGGACGCGCGCGAGGCGCTGAAGGTGCTCATCCGCCCGTGA
- a CDS encoding hemolysin family protein: MLAEVLQLLLGLVLIGVIIAAGGYFVAQEFAYMSVDRSALRARAATGDAGAERALRVTRRTSFMLSGAQLGITVTGLLVGYVAEPLVGGSLAALFGAAGAVGAITTGVLLVSVVVQMIFGELFPKNLAISNPEPLARALARSTLIYLAVLGWLITLFDKASNLLLKLVRVEPVHDVDSSASAEDLGHIIGDSRDSGDLPDDLSLLLSRILDFPEREVDHAMVPRVRADVVGEDTTIADVRRLMATAHTRYPVVDERSQPVGVVDLVGVLECDPDDDRPVTAIMREPLVLPTAMPLPTALVQLQTSANELACVIDEHGGFVGLLTIEDLTEELTGDIVDEHDGDDGGVEGVEQESETTWLLDGDAHLDEVERAIGHDLPRGDYETIAGLLIDLREALPEVGEVQRIELPVMVEDLLEHHAVARFALAETLDVDRFVPSRVRLSLHEAPLDPDDGADADAAGTHDSEEQR; the protein is encoded by the coding sequence GTGCTAGCCGAGGTCCTCCAGCTCCTGCTCGGCCTCGTGCTGATCGGAGTGATCATCGCCGCCGGCGGCTACTTCGTCGCCCAGGAGTTCGCCTACATGTCGGTGGACCGCTCCGCGCTGCGAGCCCGTGCCGCCACCGGTGACGCCGGCGCCGAACGCGCCCTGCGCGTCACGCGTCGCACGTCCTTCATGCTCTCGGGCGCCCAGCTCGGCATCACCGTCACCGGACTGCTGGTCGGCTACGTGGCCGAACCGCTCGTCGGCGGATCGCTGGCCGCGCTGTTCGGGGCCGCCGGAGCCGTCGGTGCGATCACGACCGGCGTGCTGCTGGTCTCCGTCGTCGTCCAGATGATCTTCGGTGAGCTCTTCCCCAAGAACCTCGCCATCTCCAACCCCGAGCCGCTCGCCCGGGCCCTGGCGCGCTCGACGCTGATCTACCTCGCGGTGCTCGGGTGGCTCATCACGCTCTTCGACAAGGCGTCCAACCTGCTGCTGAAGCTGGTGCGCGTCGAACCCGTGCACGACGTCGACTCCAGCGCGAGCGCCGAGGACCTCGGCCACATCATCGGCGACTCGCGCGACAGCGGCGACCTGCCGGACGACCTCTCGCTGCTGCTGAGCCGCATCCTCGACTTCCCCGAGCGCGAGGTGGACCACGCGATGGTCCCGCGCGTGCGGGCCGACGTCGTGGGCGAGGACACCACCATCGCGGACGTCCGCCGGCTCATGGCCACCGCTCACACCCGCTACCCGGTGGTGGACGAGCGGTCGCAACCGGTCGGCGTCGTCGACCTGGTCGGCGTCCTGGAGTGCGATCCCGACGACGACCGCCCCGTCACCGCGATCATGCGCGAGCCGCTCGTGCTCCCCACGGCGATGCCGCTCCCGACGGCGCTCGTGCAGCTGCAGACCTCGGCCAACGAGCTGGCGTGCGTGATCGACGAGCACGGCGGCTTCGTCGGCCTGCTGACGATCGAGGACCTCACCGAGGAGCTCACCGGCGACATCGTCGACGAGCACGACGGCGACGACGGTGGCGTCGAGGGCGTGGAGCAGGAGTCGGAGACGACCTGGCTGCTCGACGGCGACGCCCACCTCGACGAGGTCGAGCGCGCGATCGGCCACGACCTGCCGCGCGGCGACTACGAGACGATCGCCGGCCTGCTCATCGATCTGCGCGAGGCGCTGCCCGAGGTGGGCGAGGTGCAGCGGATCGAGCTGCCGGTCATGGTGGAGGACCTGCTCGAGCACCACGCCGTCGCCCGCTTCGCCCTGGCGGAGACTCTCGACGTCGACCGCTTCGTCCCCTCCCGCGTGCGGCTGAGCCTCCACGAGGCCCCGCTCGATCCCGACGACGGGGCCGATGCCGACGCCGCCGGCACCCACGACTCCGAGGAGCAGCGATGA
- a CDS encoding CNNM domain-containing protein encodes MNGWVVAGATVGLIVLSAFFVVIEFSLMGARRHRLEALAPTDRAARAALRGMNELTMMLATAQLGITACTFALGAVTKPAVDGWLEPILSGWGLPGWLSGGVSFAIALFVVTFLHLVIGEMAPKSWAIAHPEVAARFVSLPARGVAWVFRPLLTLINTIANALVARTGVTPVDRAAVGGRDVATIRSLVEHSEQVGVLEPELGSQISHALDLQQLELAVLAADAETVTGLPVGASVGEVLDEARHRGDLRVLLLDDAGVPTQVVHVRDVLLLETSAPAASVARPVLELPAATLAWEALGTMRDARTQLAVVHDGDRRVAVTISDLVTRLLPAGAASGGDGAAQPA; translated from the coding sequence ATGAACGGCTGGGTCGTCGCCGGTGCGACGGTGGGACTGATCGTGCTGAGCGCGTTCTTCGTCGTCATCGAGTTCTCCCTGATGGGCGCGCGCCGTCATCGTCTGGAGGCGCTCGCGCCGACGGACCGTGCGGCCCGCGCCGCGCTGCGCGGCATGAACGAGCTCACGATGATGCTCGCCACCGCGCAGCTCGGCATCACGGCGTGCACGTTCGCGCTGGGCGCCGTCACCAAACCGGCCGTGGACGGCTGGCTCGAGCCGATCCTGTCGGGCTGGGGGCTGCCGGGCTGGCTCTCGGGCGGGGTCTCGTTCGCGATCGCGCTGTTCGTGGTCACGTTCCTCCACCTCGTCATCGGCGAGATGGCGCCCAAGTCGTGGGCGATCGCGCACCCCGAGGTGGCGGCCCGGTTCGTCTCGCTCCCCGCGCGCGGGGTGGCGTGGGTGTTCCGCCCGCTGCTGACGCTGATCAACACGATCGCCAACGCGCTCGTGGCGCGCACCGGTGTCACGCCGGTGGACCGCGCCGCGGTGGGTGGCCGCGACGTCGCCACGATCCGCAGCCTGGTGGAGCACTCCGAGCAGGTGGGGGTGCTCGAGCCCGAGCTGGGCTCGCAGATCTCGCACGCGCTCGACCTGCAGCAGCTCGAGCTGGCCGTGCTCGCGGCCGACGCGGAGACCGTCACGGGTCTCCCGGTCGGCGCGAGCGTGGGCGAGGTGCTGGACGAGGCGCGTCACCGGGGCGACCTGCGGGTGCTCCTGCTCGACGACGCCGGGGTCCCCACGCAGGTCGTGCACGTGCGCGACGTCCTGCTGCTGGAGACCTCGGCGCCCGCCGCATCGGTGGCGCGTCCGGTGCTCGAGCTCCCCGCCGCGACCCTCGCGTGGGAGGCGCTGGGCACGATGCGGGATGCCCGCACCCAGCTCGCGGTGGTGCACGACGGCGACCGGCGCGTCGCCGTCACGATCTCCGACCTGGTGACGCGGCTGCTCCCGGCGGGGGCCGCGAGCGGTGGGGACGGGGCGGCGCAGCCGGCCTGA
- a CDS encoding MerR family transcriptional regulator, with protein MHSGELARFAGVSVRTLRHYHQVGVLPEPERRSNGYRDYGVRHLVRVLRIRRLAALGLPLERMPALLDDITGDPGALLAELDGELAAEIDRLSRQREVIARLRLAGGAPDVPPDLAPFLAALAARLPPDLAAMDRDQTVLVAHLVGEDHGPALARLYERISAPEALAEIAERFGRLGPDSTDDDVADVAERYVVALDGALDELADLSPSIDPRRASDVAQYSTELLNEQQRRVVALLERRLADRADGGVTS; from the coding sequence ATGCACAGCGGTGAGCTGGCGCGGTTCGCCGGGGTGAGCGTGCGGACGCTTCGGCACTACCACCAGGTCGGGGTGCTGCCCGAGCCGGAGCGGCGCAGCAACGGCTACCGCGACTACGGCGTGCGCCACCTGGTGCGCGTGCTGCGGATCCGGCGTCTGGCCGCACTCGGACTGCCGCTCGAGCGGATGCCGGCGCTCCTGGACGACATCACGGGCGACCCCGGCGCGCTGCTCGCGGAGCTGGACGGCGAGCTGGCCGCCGAGATCGATCGGCTCAGCCGTCAGCGCGAGGTGATCGCCCGCCTTCGGCTGGCGGGCGGAGCCCCCGACGTCCCACCCGACCTCGCCCCGTTCCTCGCCGCCCTCGCGGCGCGCCTGCCGCCCGACCTGGCAGCGATGGACCGCGACCAGACGGTGCTCGTGGCGCATCTGGTGGGGGAGGACCACGGACCCGCGCTCGCCCGCCTGTACGAGCGGATCAGCGCCCCCGAGGCCCTCGCGGAGATCGCGGAGCGGTTCGGACGGCTGGGGCCGGACAGCACCGACGACGACGTGGCCGACGTCGCCGAGCGCTACGTCGTGGCACTCGACGGCGCGCTCGACGAGCTCGCGGACCTGTCGCCGTCGATCGACCCGCGCCGCGCCAGCGACGTCGCCCAGTACAGCACCGAGCTCCTCAACGAGCAGCAGCGGCGGGTGGTCGCGCTGCTGGAGCGGCGTCTGGCCGATCGGGCGGACGGCGGGGTCACGAGCTGA